One window of the Allorhizobium ampelinum S4 genome contains the following:
- a CDS encoding DUF4164 domain-containing protein yields MATDKAEAALGALKQAISGLENAIDMRLELQRANGEVEQEVKRVHIDRARLAQELDQSQFRANRLEEVNREVSRRLVTAMETIRAVLDR; encoded by the coding sequence ATGGCGACGGATAAAGCGGAAGCCGCGCTCGGCGCATTGAAACAGGCCATTTCCGGCCTGGAAAATGCCATAGACATGCGACTGGAACTGCAACGCGCCAATGGCGAGGTGGAGCAGGAGGTGAAGCGCGTCCATATCGACCGCGCCCGCCTTGCCCAGGAACTTGACCAATCGCAATTTCGCGCCAACCGGCTGGAAGAGGTCAATCGCGAAGTCTCGCGCCGCCTGGTCACCGCAATGGAAACCATCAGGGCCGTACTGGACCGCTAG
- a CDS encoding cell division protein ZapA, which translates to MAQVTVTIDGKAYRMACEEGQENHLTDLASQFDRYVSHLKSQFGEIGDLRVTVMAGIMVMDELSELKRRIAAAEATSAGAIGREDDILAAIMELTERLNGLTRKLTEKPQAAASPTENQHH; encoded by the coding sequence ATGGCACAAGTCACGGTCACCATCGATGGAAAAGCCTATCGCATGGCCTGCGAGGAAGGGCAGGAAAACCACCTGACCGATCTGGCCAGCCAGTTCGACCGTTATGTCAGCCATCTCAAAAGCCAGTTTGGCGAAATCGGCGACCTGCGCGTCACCGTGATGGCGGGCATCATGGTGATGGACGAATTGTCCGAGTTGAAACGCCGGATTGCCGCCGCCGAAGCCACCTCCGCTGGCGCCATTGGCCGCGAAGACGACATCCTCGCCGCCATCATGGAATTGACGGAACGCCTCAACGGCCTGACCCGCAAACTGACCGAAAAGCCACAGGCTGCGGCCAGCCCGACGGAAAACCAGCACCACTGA
- a CDS encoding FMN-binding negative transcriptional regulator translates to MYQPPHFRQTDHEALCQFIMAQPFGLLISSGSGGLIANPLPFFLLRGNDTQPDRLLAHMARANPQWQAIDAGDEVLVAFMGSDHYISPNWYPSKQETGKVVPTWNYQTVQVRGMAKAHQDPAWLLAQVRLLTDQMEASGPRPWAVDDAPDNFVAAQMRGIVGVEVQISHLEGKLKASQNRTDIDRQGVLDGLGGQATPQANAMAALMRRAKS, encoded by the coding sequence ATGTACCAACCACCTCATTTTCGCCAGACCGACCACGAAGCGCTTTGCCAGTTCATCATGGCACAGCCGTTTGGCCTGCTGATCTCCTCTGGAAGCGGCGGATTGATCGCCAATCCCCTGCCCTTCTTCCTCTTGCGCGGTAACGACACGCAGCCGGACCGGCTGCTGGCGCATATGGCGCGGGCCAATCCGCAATGGCAGGCCATCGATGCGGGAGACGAGGTTCTCGTCGCCTTCATGGGCTCTGACCATTACATCTCCCCCAATTGGTATCCCAGCAAACAGGAAACCGGCAAAGTCGTGCCAACCTGGAATTACCAGACCGTGCAGGTCAGAGGCATGGCAAAAGCACATCAGGACCCAGCCTGGCTGCTGGCGCAGGTCCGCCTGCTGACCGATCAGATGGAAGCCTCCGGTCCTCGCCCCTGGGCCGTCGATGATGCACCTGACAATTTCGTCGCAGCCCAGATGCGCGGCATCGTTGGGGTCGAAGTGCAGATTTCTCATCTCGAGGGCAAGCTGAAGGCCAGCCAGAACCGGACAGACATCGACCGGCAAGGCGTGCTGGATGGACTTGGCGGGCAAGCAACACCCCAGGCCAACGCCATGGCCGCGCTGATGCGACGTGCCAAGAGCTGA
- a CDS encoding methyl-accepting chemotaxis protein — MKFLSRFGLVGTITVVTTLILVVSLGAVAWTISRQVHERVTQQAIDSQNSSLRVAATLLERDVPGVKVSWGRDGNVERISAQTLPAQFANHDTIDSIGRMTGQTATLFTLDEATKGYIRRTTNIIKPDGQRAVGTPLDPTGAVYSALVKGETYRGQAAILGTDYYTIYKPIINSSGSVIGILYAGVRVAEIAGISDQMAQAVAITAGIALLVSLLLMVFITRKTMRPIPELTAAASSLADGRTDVEVPHQSLRNEIGALARALEVFREDALKKLQLEQDANETRARNDRERAEREAEKDADAANIRNCADMLAVAMNRLSSGDLTTRIDQSFIPELEPLRVDFNNSVNNLSLAFARLRNEAMSVEASGNEMRSAAGALASRTEQQAASLEETSAALEQVTGTVRSAADRAQQAAALASDAQVSTEGSSKVVADAVSAMGRIEQASSEISKIINVIDEIAFQTNLLALNAGVEAARAGEAGKGFAVVAQEVRELAQRSANAAKDIKALISKSGTEVAGGVRLVRETGDALGAISQQVSMINGLIAEIATSSREQSTGLQEINTSVNHMDQFTQKNAAMVEETTAVTHKLAESATTLVSLIAEFKVPGEAASWAPNHQPAPASRAPAAKPLAASRIKPAQPSSRPVGSPARSMMGKLASAFTGGSSAAAASSASGGNNWEEF, encoded by the coding sequence ATGAAATTTCTATCCCGTTTCGGGCTGGTCGGGACGATCACTGTGGTGACGACCCTGATATTGGTTGTATCTCTGGGCGCTGTTGCCTGGACGATTTCGCGGCAGGTTCATGAGCGCGTGACGCAGCAGGCCATCGACAGCCAGAACAGCAGCCTGCGGGTCGCGGCCACGTTGCTGGAGCGCGATGTGCCTGGTGTGAAGGTCAGCTGGGGTCGGGATGGCAATGTTGAACGCATTTCGGCGCAGACGCTGCCGGCGCAATTTGCCAATCATGACACGATCGATTCCATTGGCCGGATGACGGGCCAGACGGCGACGCTGTTTACCCTGGATGAAGCGACCAAGGGTTATATTCGCCGCACAACCAATATCATCAAGCCGGATGGCCAGCGCGCCGTCGGCACGCCGCTCGATCCAACGGGTGCCGTCTATTCGGCCCTCGTCAAGGGTGAGACGTATCGTGGTCAGGCCGCCATTCTCGGCACGGATTACTATACAATCTACAAGCCGATCATCAATTCTTCCGGTTCTGTGATCGGCATTCTCTACGCCGGTGTGCGTGTTGCCGAAATTGCCGGTATCAGCGATCAGATGGCGCAAGCCGTGGCGATTACGGCGGGTATCGCCTTGCTGGTTTCCCTCCTGCTGATGGTGTTCATCACCCGCAAGACCATGCGCCCGATTCCGGAACTGACAGCGGCGGCCTCCAGTCTTGCCGATGGCCGGACCGATGTTGAAGTTCCCCATCAGAGCTTGCGCAACGAGATCGGTGCTCTGGCCCGGGCGCTGGAAGTTTTCCGCGAAGATGCGCTTAAGAAGCTGCAACTGGAACAGGACGCAAACGAAACGCGGGCGCGCAACGACCGGGAACGGGCCGAGCGTGAGGCTGAGAAGGATGCGGATGCCGCCAATATCCGAAACTGTGCCGATATGCTGGCGGTTGCCATGAACCGCCTGAGCAGTGGCGACCTGACGACGCGGATCGACCAGTCGTTTATTCCTGAACTTGAACCGCTCCGGGTCGATTTCAACAATTCGGTCAACAATCTCAGCCTGGCCTTCGCCCGTTTGCGCAACGAGGCGATGTCGGTCGAGGCCAGCGGTAATGAAATGCGCAGCGCCGCAGGCGCGCTGGCCAGCCGCACCGAGCAGCAGGCAGCCTCTCTGGAAGAGACCTCGGCAGCGCTGGAACAGGTCACCGGCACAGTGCGCAGCGCCGCCGACCGTGCTCAACAGGCCGCGGCTCTCGCCTCCGATGCTCAGGTCAGCACAGAAGGCTCGTCCAAGGTGGTGGCGGATGCGGTGTCGGCCATGGGCCGGATCGAACAGGCCTCGAGCGAGATTTCCAAGATCATCAATGTCATCGATGAAATCGCTTTCCAGACCAATCTTCTCGCGCTCAATGCCGGTGTCGAAGCAGCACGGGCCGGAGAGGCGGGCAAGGGCTTTGCCGTGGTTGCTCAGGAAGTGCGCGAACTGGCGCAGCGCTCCGCCAATGCCGCCAAGGATATCAAGGCGTTGATCAGCAAGTCGGGGACGGAAGTGGCTGGTGGCGTCAGGCTGGTGCGCGAAACCGGCGATGCGCTTGGAGCGATTTCCCAACAGGTATCGATGATCAATGGCCTGATTGCCGAGATTGCGACGTCTTCGCGCGAACAGAGCACCGGCTTGCAGGAGATCAACACCTCCGTCAACCATATGGACCAGTTCACCCAGAAAAACGCCGCCATGGTGGAAGAAACCACCGCCGTCACCCACAAGCTCGCCGAAAGCGCCACCACATTGGTCAGCCTGATTGCCGAGTTCAAGGTGCCGGGTGAGGCCGCATCCTGGGCGCCAAACCATCAGCCAGCCCCTGCGTCACGGGCGCCTGCCGCCAAGCCTTTGGCCGCATCGCGCATCAAACCTGCCCAGCCCAGCTCCCGCCCTGTCGGTTCTCCGGCGCGCTCGATGATGGGCAAGCTGGCCAGCGCCTTCACTGGTGGCTCATCTGCCGCTGCGGCCTCCAGCGCCTCCGGCGGCAACAATTGGGAAGAGTTTTAA
- a CDS encoding 5-formyltetrahydrofolate cyclo-ligase, with product MPLDSTKNHLRQQSLARRDAIPAHIRADHSAAIAHHGASAIEIAPSAMISGFLPIRSEVDTQPLMEMLRQRGADLCLPVVLDRQTICFRQWHSQEPLIDTGFGTRGPGPDAPVVDPQVLLIPLAAFDRHGNRIGYGAGHYDRAIARLHQKGLDPLLIGIAFDCQEVADVPFEPHDVALHAILTESGYKNFKT from the coding sequence ATGCCCTTGGACAGTACAAAAAACCATTTGCGCCAACAAAGCCTTGCCCGTCGGGACGCTATTCCTGCTCACATTCGCGCCGATCATTCGGCCGCAATTGCCCATCACGGCGCCAGCGCCATCGAGATTGCCCCAAGCGCCATGATTTCCGGCTTCCTGCCGATCCGCTCCGAAGTAGACACGCAACCGTTAATGGAGATGTTGCGCCAGCGCGGTGCCGATCTCTGCCTGCCCGTGGTTCTGGACCGCCAGACCATCTGCTTCCGGCAATGGCACAGCCAGGAACCGCTGATCGATACCGGTTTTGGCACACGCGGTCCCGGCCCCGATGCGCCGGTGGTCGATCCACAGGTCCTGCTGATTCCGCTGGCCGCCTTCGACCGGCATGGCAACCGGATCGGCTATGGAGCAGGCCATTACGACCGGGCGATTGCCCGTTTGCATCAGAAAGGCCTTGATCCGCTTCTGATCGGCATTGCATTTGACTGTCAGGAAGTGGCAGATGTGCCTTTCGAACCCCATGACGTCGCTTTGCATGCCATTTTGACGGAAAGTGGATACAAGAACTTCAAGACCTGA
- a CDS encoding TIGR00282 family metallophosphoesterase: MRLLFLGDMVGKTGRTAVWEKLPGLVSDLKLDFVIVNGENAAGGFGITEDIFLETINAGADVVTTGNHVWDQKEAITFSGRHDQFLRPANYPAGTPGKGSGLYYARNGARVLVANIMGRVFMHPELDDPFKSAETILAACPLKEQADAIIFDFHAEATSEKQCFGHFVDGRASFVVGTHTHVPTADHQILNGGTAYMSDAGMCGDYDSSLGMEKEEPLNRFISKMPKGRFEAAHGPATICGVGVEISDSTGLAEKIAPLRIGPRLTETIPAFWA, translated from the coding sequence ATGCGGCTGCTTTTTCTGGGCGACATGGTTGGCAAGACAGGCCGCACGGCGGTTTGGGAAAAGCTGCCCGGCCTGGTCTCCGACCTGAAACTGGATTTCGTCATCGTCAATGGCGAAAATGCCGCTGGCGGCTTCGGGATTACCGAGGATATTTTCCTCGAAACCATCAATGCCGGCGCCGATGTCGTCACCACGGGCAACCACGTCTGGGACCAGAAGGAAGCGATCACCTTTTCAGGCCGCCACGACCAGTTCCTGCGCCCGGCCAATTATCCGGCGGGGACACCCGGCAAAGGGTCGGGTCTCTATTATGCCCGCAACGGTGCGCGCGTGCTGGTCGCCAATATCATGGGCCGGGTCTTCATGCATCCAGAGCTGGACGATCCGTTCAAATCGGCGGAAACCATTCTGGCCGCCTGCCCCCTGAAGGAACAGGCCGACGCCATCATCTTCGATTTTCATGCCGAGGCCACCAGCGAAAAGCAGTGTTTCGGCCATTTCGTCGATGGCCGCGCCAGTTTCGTGGTCGGCACCCACACCCATGTGCCAACCGCCGACCATCAGATTCTCAATGGCGGCACCGCCTATATGTCGGATGCGGGCATGTGCGGCGACTATGATTCGTCGCTCGGCATGGAAAAGGAAGAGCCGCTCAACCGTTTCATTTCGAAAATGCCCAAGGGCCGGTTCGAAGCCGCCCACGGCCCGGCGACGATCTGCGGCGTCGGCGTCGAGATTTCCGACAGTACAGGCCTTGCCGAAAAGATCGCCCCTTTGCGCATCGGCCCGCGCCTCACGGAGACCATACCCGCTTTCTGGGCTTGA
- a CDS encoding phosphoglycerate kinase — translation MPAFKTLDDLTDIAGKRVLLRVDLNVPVSGGKVTDATRIERVAPTIKELSAKGAKVILLAHFGRPKGEPVADMSLSQIISAVEEVLDQAVAFGEDCVGEPAERAVAALNNGDILLLENTRFHKGEEKNDADFTAELAKNGDIYVNDAFSAAHRAHASTEGLAHILPAYAGRTMQAELEALEKGLGKPTHPVVAIVGGAKVSSKIDLLMNLVKKVDALVIGGGMANTFIAAQGIDVGKSLCEHDLAATAKQIMIEAETAGCTIVLPVDGVVAREFKANAANETVSVSAIPADAMMLDVGPKSVAVVNDWITKAATLVWNGPLGAFEIPPFDTATVSAAKHAAERSKAGKLVSVAGGGDTVSALNHAGVVDDFSYVSTAGGAFLEWMEGKELPGVAVLTRPA, via the coding sequence ATGCCTGCTTTCAAGACACTTGACGATCTCACCGATATCGCCGGCAAGCGCGTACTGTTGCGCGTCGACCTGAACGTGCCCGTCTCCGGCGGCAAGGTGACGGATGCGACCCGCATCGAGCGCGTCGCCCCGACCATCAAGGAACTGTCGGCCAAGGGCGCCAAGGTTATCCTGCTGGCCCATTTCGGTCGTCCCAAGGGCGAGCCGGTTGCCGATATGTCGCTGTCCCAGATCATTTCCGCCGTCGAGGAAGTGCTGGACCAGGCGGTCGCGTTTGGCGAAGACTGCGTTGGAGAGCCGGCCGAAAGGGCCGTTGCCGCCCTGAACAATGGCGATATCCTGCTTCTGGAAAATACCCGCTTCCACAAGGGCGAGGAAAAGAACGATGCCGACTTTACCGCAGAACTCGCCAAGAACGGCGACATCTATGTCAATGATGCCTTTTCCGCTGCCCACCGCGCCCACGCCTCCACGGAAGGGCTCGCCCATATTCTGCCTGCCTATGCAGGACGCACCATGCAGGCCGAGTTGGAAGCGCTGGAAAAGGGCCTCGGCAAGCCGACCCATCCGGTGGTCGCCATTGTCGGCGGCGCCAAGGTTTCCTCCAAGATCGACCTGCTGATGAACCTGGTCAAGAAGGTCGATGCGCTTGTCATTGGCGGTGGCATGGCCAATACATTCATCGCCGCCCAGGGGATCGATGTCGGAAAATCGCTGTGCGAACACGATCTGGCTGCGACCGCCAAGCAGATCATGATCGAAGCGGAAACGGCTGGCTGCACCATCGTGCTGCCGGTCGACGGCGTCGTCGCTCGCGAGTTCAAGGCCAATGCCGCCAATGAGACCGTCAGCGTCTCAGCCATTCCAGCCGACGCGATGATGCTGGATGTCGGTCCGAAATCGGTAGCGGTCGTCAATGACTGGATCACCAAGGCGGCAACGCTGGTCTGGAACGGCCCGCTCGGCGCTTTTGAAATCCCTCCCTTTGATACCGCCACCGTCTCTGCCGCAAAACATGCCGCAGAGCGCAGCAAGGCTGGCAAACTGGTGTCGGTGGCGGGCGGCGGCGACACTGTCTCGGCGCTCAATCATGCTGGCGTTGTCGATGACTTTTCCTATGTCTCGACCGCAGGCGGCGCTTTCCTGGAGTGGATGGAAGGCAAGGAACTGCCCGGTGTCGCCGTATTGACCCGTCCAGCTTAA